From the Spiroplasma sp. BIUS-1 genome, one window contains:
- a CDS encoding phosphoribosyltransferase encodes MDNQKLITLITEEEIKAAIAKAGSDIGKKYEDQQLTIVADLSSSFIFIADLIRELPIDVTIQFVTTPKENEDLIIDLGLKHTLKDKNVLIVNDVLNKGNRLARLYDLVQKEQPNNVSVINLIEKNIKDRNIEVESTSLFKLEDVFIVGYGLTYKESYRGLKGIYSLSVEE; translated from the coding sequence ATGGATAATCAAAAACTAATTACTTTAATAACAGAAGAGGAAATTAAAGCTGCAATCGCAAAAGCTGGAAGTGATATTGGGAAAAAATATGAGGATCAACAACTAACTATTGTAGCTGATCTATCAAGCTCATTCATTTTCATTGCTGACTTAATTAGAGAATTACCTATTGATGTTACTATTCAATTTGTAACTACACCAAAAGAAAATGAAGATTTAATAATAGATTTAGGATTAAAACATACACTAAAAGATAAAAATGTTCTAATTGTTAATGATGTTTTAAATAAAGGAAACAGATTGGCAAGACTTTATGATTTGGTTCAAAAAGAACAACCAAACAATGTAAGTGTTATAAACCTAATTGAGAAAAATATAAAAGATAGAAATATCGAAGTAGAAAGTACATCATTATTTAAATTAGAAGATGTATTTATTGTTGGTTATGGATTAACTTATAAAGAAAGTTATAGAGGACTTAAAGGAATTTATAGTCTTTCAGTAGAAGAATAA
- a CDS encoding adenylosuccinate synthase: MKKYNSLVVVGSQWGDEGKGKMTDYFAQKADVVVRFAGGDNAGHVINFNGQKHKVTIIPSGIFNKKVTSVIANGCVVNLINLVNEFEVIQKSGVEYGNLLISDRVQLILPYHVLIDEAQEEARGENKIGTTKRGIGPTYQDKVSRLGIRLGELEDDNFKERFKSVFDYQMKFLKNMFDVEPLDFEKTYSDLIDAYNKIKNKVIDTDIFIEAAIKDGKKVLFEGAQGALLDIDHGTYPYVTSSNTSANNASTGSGISHKLIDSTMGVVKAYSTRVGAGAFPTELINEIGDGIRERGHEYGSNTKRPRRVGWLDAVALKHAIRTSGIDSLFITLLDVLSGVDEINICVKYELDGKEILSVPSTNQKYEKCKPVYLSNPGWKEDITGVTSFDQLPDAAKNYLKMIEKICEVDIAGFSVGPDREQTIILENIF, translated from the coding sequence ATGAAAAAATATAATTCATTAGTTGTTGTTGGATCACAATGAGGAGACGAAGGTAAAGGGAAAATGACAGACTATTTTGCTCAAAAAGCAGATGTTGTTGTAAGGTTTGCTGGAGGAGATAACGCAGGTCATGTTATAAACTTTAATGGTCAAAAACATAAAGTAACAATAATTCCATCAGGAATATTTAATAAAAAAGTTACAAGTGTTATTGCAAATGGTTGTGTAGTAAACTTGATAAATTTAGTAAATGAATTTGAAGTAATTCAAAAAAGTGGTGTTGAATATGGAAATCTTTTAATTTCTGATAGAGTTCAATTAATTTTGCCTTACCATGTATTAATAGATGAAGCTCAAGAAGAAGCGCGTGGTGAAAATAAAATTGGAACTACAAAAAGAGGAATAGGGCCAACTTATCAAGACAAAGTTTCAAGATTGGGAATAAGACTTGGAGAATTAGAAGATGATAACTTCAAAGAAAGATTTAAATCTGTATTTGATTATCAAATGAAGTTCTTAAAAAACATGTTTGATGTTGAACCTTTAGATTTTGAAAAAACTTATAGTGATTTAATTGATGCTTATAACAAAATTAAAAATAAAGTTATTGATACTGATATCTTTATTGAAGCAGCAATTAAAGATGGAAAAAAAGTTTTATTTGAAGGAGCACAAGGAGCATTGCTTGATATAGATCACGGAACTTATCCTTATGTTACAAGTTCAAATACTTCTGCAAATAATGCTTCAACAGGAAGTGGTATCAGCCATAAATTAATAGATTCAACAATGGGTGTTGTAAAAGCATACTCAACTAGAGTTGGAGCGGGAGCTTTCCCAACAGAACTTATTAATGAAATTGGTGATGGAATCAGAGAACGTGGACATGAATATGGTTCAAACACAAAAAGACCAAGAAGAGTTGGTTGATTAGATGCTGTTGCATTAAAACATGCAATTAGAACTTCAGGAATAGATTCATTATTCATTACTTTATTGGATGTATTGTCAGGTGTTGATGAAATTAACATTTGTGTTAAATATGAATTAGATGGAAAAGAAATTTTAAGTGTTCCAAGTACTAACCAAAAATATGAAAAATGTAAACCAGTATACTTATCAAATCCTGGATGAAAAGAAGATATTACAGGTGTAACATCTTTTGATCAACTACCAGATGCAGCTAAGAATTATTTAAAAATGATAGAAAAAATTTGTGAAGTAGATATAGCAGGTTTCTCAGTAGGACCAGATAGAGAACAAACAATTATATTAGAAAACATATTTTAA
- the metG gene encoding methionine--tRNA ligase translates to MKKTFYVTTPIYYPSGNLHIGHAYTTTLADVVSRYKKENGFEVFFLTGSDEHGQKIEQKAQENNLKPKEYVDEIVKGFVNLWKILDIEYDRFIRTTDEDHVFAVQQIFTELLEKDLIYPSTYKGKYCISCEEFLTTEQMDENFVHNVCGKEAKDFEEETYMLRVSKFQKYLQDLFETNFLEPEARKKEMLNNFINNDLEDLSVTRVSFNWGIQIKENPKHVIYVWLDALSNYITALGFKSKDDSLLKKFWSEDTEILQIIGKEITRFHSIYWPVMLDSLGLKAPNKLLSHGWILSGDKKMSKSIGNVLDPVEIINTYSSDALRFYIINNLPTDKDGSFTNELFIESFNNNLANNVGNLISRVSNMIIKYFDGILPKKDISNHWLVKKGLETIEDYKKNMDKYEMSEATQCVLKLGQECNKFIEDSKPWALEKEGKNEELLEVLSVLQKNIVIISYLLKPILVKSYPNMIKQMGLNPESINFENINGDLSYEKIIDKLVLFERIK, encoded by the coding sequence ATGAAAAAAACTTTTTATGTAACAACACCAATTTATTACCCAAGTGGTAATCTCCATATTGGACATGCATATACTACAACTCTAGCCGATGTTGTATCAAGATATAAAAAAGAAAACGGATTTGAAGTTTTCTTTTTAACTGGTTCAGATGAACATGGACAAAAAATAGAGCAAAAAGCTCAGGAAAATAATCTTAAACCAAAAGAATATGTTGATGAAATTGTTAAAGGTTTTGTTAACTTGTGAAAAATTTTAGATATAGAATATGATCGTTTTATCAGAACAACAGATGAAGATCATGTTTTTGCCGTACAACAAATTTTTACTGAGCTTTTGGAAAAGGATTTAATTTACCCATCAACCTACAAAGGTAAATATTGCATAAGTTGTGAAGAATTTTTAACAACAGAGCAAATGGATGAGAATTTTGTTCATAATGTTTGTGGAAAAGAAGCAAAAGATTTTGAAGAAGAAACTTATATGCTTAGAGTTTCTAAATTTCAAAAATATCTACAAGATTTATTTGAAACAAATTTTTTAGAACCAGAAGCAAGAAAAAAAGAAATGCTAAATAATTTCATTAATAATGATTTAGAAGATTTATCAGTTACAAGAGTTAGCTTTAATTGAGGAATTCAAATAAAGGAAAATCCAAAACATGTTATATATGTTTGGCTTGATGCTCTTTCAAACTACATTACTGCACTTGGTTTTAAATCAAAAGATGATAGTCTTTTGAAAAAATTCTGAAGTGAAGATACGGAAATCTTACAAATCATTGGTAAAGAAATAACAAGGTTCCATTCAATTTACTGACCTGTTATGTTAGATTCTTTAGGTCTTAAAGCTCCAAATAAATTACTTTCACATGGTTGAATATTAAGTGGAGATAAAAAAATGTCTAAATCAATTGGTAATGTTTTAGATCCTGTTGAAATTATCAACACTTACTCAAGTGATGCTTTAAGGTTCTATATAATCAATAACTTACCAACAGATAAAGATGGTAGTTTTACAAATGAACTTTTTATAGAGTCATTTAATAATAATTTAGCAAACAATGTTGGAAATCTTATCTCAAGAGTTTCAAATATGATCATTAAATATTTTGACGGTATCTTGCCTAAAAAAGATATTTCAAATCATTGATTAGTAAAAAAAGGTTTGGAAACAATTGAAGACTATAAAAAAAATATGGATAAGTATGAAATGTCCGAAGCCACACAATGTGTTTTAAAATTAGGACAAGAGTGTAATAAATTTATTGAAGATTCAAAACCTTGAGCTTTAGAAAAAGAAGGAAAAAACGAAGAACTTCTTGAAGTGCTTTCTGTTTTACAAAAAAACATTGTAATAATTTCATACTTACTAAAACCAATTTTAGTAAAATCATATCCAAATATGATAAAACAAATGGGTTTAAATCCTGAATCAATCAATTTTGAAAACATAAATGGCGATTTGAGTTATGAAAAAATAATTGATAAGTTAGTTTTATTTGAAAGAATAAAATAA
- the pth gene encoding aminoacyl-tRNA hydrolase: MAKLIVGLGNPGSNYLQTRHNAGFIAIDVLLEKYGFQKKTEDFKAEIYFSNIKGEKVLFVKPQTFMNLSGEAVISIMNYYKIEVKDFIVLYDDKDLELSKVRFRDNGSAGGHNGIKNIISHLKTENFNRLKIGIGAPGQYKIVDWVLSKMSSEEIDLIKEKIIKIASFVEDFILDENLKKIMNKFN; the protein is encoded by the coding sequence ATGGCTAAACTAATAGTTGGTTTAGGAAATCCTGGTAGCAATTATTTACAAACAAGACACAATGCAGGTTTCATTGCAATCGATGTTTTGTTAGAAAAATATGGTTTTCAAAAAAAGACAGAAGATTTCAAAGCAGAAATTTATTTCTCTAATATCAAGGGAGAAAAGGTACTTTTTGTTAAACCACAAACCTTTATGAATTTATCAGGAGAAGCTGTTATATCTATAATGAACTACTATAAAATTGAAGTTAAGGATTTTATAGTATTGTATGACGACAAAGACTTAGAGTTGTCAAAAGTAAGATTCAGAGATAATGGTAGTGCTGGTGGACATAATGGAATAAAAAATATAATAAGTCACTTAAAAACTGAAAATTTTAACAGATTAAAAATTGGAATAGGAGCTCCTGGTCAATATAAAATTGTGGATTGAGTATTGTCTAAAATGAGTTCTGAAGAAATTGATTTAATAAAAGAAAAAATAATAAAAATAGCGAGTTTCGTAGAAGATTTTATTCTAGATGAAAATCTAAAAAAAATAATGAACAAATTCAATTAA
- a CDS encoding ribose-phosphate pyrophosphokinase: protein MNKKDIMIFGLSSNKSLTKKVCDILGVEESQSKTSKFLDGEMIVQSLDSVRGQEIYIIQSTNQPVNDNIMELLIAVDAFKRASAAKINVVIPYFGYARQDRKAKGRQPITSKLVANLIETAGVHRVITVDLHSAQIMGFFNIPIDNFSTAQIVASEIVETIYADKLDPEECILVSPDHGGLTRVHGVAKYTGNITNGIAVIAKRRPEPNKAEVEFILGDVKGKTCFIIDDMIDTGGTIIKGAQALKEQGAKEIYIIACHGLFNGEAVSKMEDVINNGTVKQVVVTDTIEIPEERKFKNLKIISVAKLLARMIQSSYEKNSLTGVYNDEQNEISKRVEDYIKGYKK, encoded by the coding sequence ATGAATAAAAAAGACATTATGATTTTTGGCTTATCATCAAATAAAAGCTTAACCAAAAAAGTTTGTGATATCTTAGGAGTTGAAGAATCACAATCTAAAACATCAAAGTTCTTAGATGGAGAAATGATTGTTCAATCACTTGACTCTGTTAGAGGTCAAGAAATTTATATTATACAATCAACAAATCAACCAGTTAATGACAACATAATGGAGTTGTTAATTGCAGTAGATGCTTTCAAAAGAGCAAGTGCTGCTAAAATAAACGTAGTTATACCTTACTTTGGGTATGCAAGACAAGACAGAAAAGCAAAAGGGAGACAACCAATCACTTCTAAATTAGTTGCAAACCTTATTGAAACAGCTGGAGTTCACAGAGTTATTACTGTTGACTTACACTCAGCACAAATTATGGGATTCTTTAATATTCCTATAGATAACTTTTCTACAGCACAAATTGTGGCTTCAGAAATAGTTGAAACAATTTATGCTGATAAATTAGATCCAGAAGAATGCATACTTGTATCACCAGACCATGGAGGTCTTACAAGGGTTCACGGTGTTGCTAAATATACAGGTAACATTACAAATGGTATTGCTGTTATTGCAAAAAGACGTCCAGAACCAAATAAAGCAGAAGTAGAATTCATTTTAGGGGATGTAAAAGGAAAAACTTGTTTCATTATTGATGACATGATCGATACAGGTGGAACAATAATAAAAGGTGCTCAAGCTTTAAAAGAGCAAGGTGCAAAAGAGATTTACATCATAGCTTGTCACGGTTTATTTAATGGTGAAGCTGTTTCAAAAATGGAAGATGTAATAAATAATGGAACAGTAAAACAAGTTGTTGTAACAGATACAATTGAAATTCCAGAAGAAAGAAAATTCAAGAATCTTAAAATTATCTCTGTTGCTAAATTATTAGCAAGAATGATTCAAAGTTCATATGAAAAAAATTCTCTAACTGGAGTTTACAATGATGAACAAAATGAAATCTCAAAAAGAGTAGAAGACTATATAAAAGGATATAAAAAATAA
- the rsmA gene encoding 16S rRNA (adenine(1518)-N(6)/adenine(1519)-N(6))-dimethyltransferase RsmA, which yields MEFAKKKFGQNFITDKNLINRIIDILDQEEDHLIIEIGPGRGALTKELINRFSKVIAIEIDPDMESILKSEIKSEKFELIIEDCLEVNFKKLIEDNKFKKVSLISNTPYYITSEIIFRTLNVSKFLDKAIFMVQKEVAQRICAKANENNYNNLSVAAQLYSDIKYEFTVNKNMFKPIPKVDSAIISLTFNEVNLKKVNDDAKFVAFVRKLFNNKRKTILNNLSNITNNKEEALNVLDKICLNQNLRPENIDIDKFIEMYNEVY from the coding sequence ATGGAATTTGCTAAAAAGAAGTTTGGTCAAAATTTTATAACTGATAAAAATTTGATAAACAGAATAATAGATATCCTAGATCAAGAAGAGGATCACTTAATAATTGAAATAGGGCCAGGTAGAGGGGCTTTGACGAAAGAACTTATAAATAGATTTTCAAAAGTGATTGCAATAGAAATTGATCCTGATATGGAATCTATTCTAAAGTCTGAAATTAAGTCAGAGAAGTTTGAATTAATAATAGAAGACTGTTTGGAAGTTAATTTTAAAAAACTTATTGAAGATAATAAATTTAAAAAAGTTTCATTAATATCAAATACACCTTATTACATAACTAGTGAAATAATATTTAGAACTTTAAATGTTTCTAAATTTTTAGACAAAGCAATATTTATGGTTCAAAAAGAAGTTGCCCAAAGAATTTGTGCAAAAGCAAATGAAAACAACTACAATAATCTTTCTGTTGCAGCACAACTTTATTCTGATATAAAATATGAATTCACTGTTAATAAAAATATGTTTAAGCCCATACCAAAGGTTGATTCAGCAATAATTTCATTAACTTTTAATGAAGTCAATTTAAAAAAAGTTAACGATGATGCTAAGTTTGTTGCTTTCGTAAGAAAGTTATTCAACAATAAAAGAAAAACTATTTTAAATAATCTATCAAATATAACAAATAACAAAGAAGAAGCTTTAAATGTTCTGGATAAAATATGTTTAAATCAAAACTTAAGACCAGAAAATATTGATATAGATAAGTTTATAGAAATGTACAACGAGGTATATTAG
- the purB gene encoding adenylosuccinate lyase, whose product MIERYAIKEIEKIWADENKLNIWLDVEKEVVNAWVKLGVVPGQDAEKISANAKVNIQRMLEIEQETKHDVVAFTRMISETLGSEKKWIHLGLTSTDIVDTAQNKMIQQSNLVLNKALEDLSKVLIEKAQQTKEIIIMGRTHGMYGEPTSLGLKFLLWFDEIQRQIERLNLARKQIEVAKISGSMGNYANLEIEVEEYVADKMDLNLDNISTQVTQRDRHAFFISVIANIASTLEKISTEIRHFQRSEVQEICEGFGVGQKGSSSMPHKKNPISSENICGLARYARSFVNSSLENNVLWHERDISHSSNERLVFPDIYNIIIYISKRMTNTINDLVINKDKIELHINEQRGIFFSQRVLTHILMNYEFSREEVYDFIQKCTLECQSSKKEFKDILVENGIKSFINDENELNKLFDINFFTRNVEKMFRRVMNNHG is encoded by the coding sequence ATGATAGAACGTTATGCAATAAAAGAAATTGAAAAAATTTGAGCAGATGAAAATAAATTAAACATTTGATTAGATGTAGAAAAAGAAGTTGTCAATGCTTGAGTTAAATTGGGGGTTGTTCCGGGGCAGGATGCTGAAAAAATCAGTGCAAACGCTAAAGTAAACATTCAAAGAATGTTAGAAATAGAACAAGAAACCAAACATGACGTTGTAGCATTCACAAGAATGATCTCTGAAACATTAGGTTCAGAGAAAAAATGAATTCACCTTGGACTTACATCAACAGATATAGTTGATACTGCACAAAATAAAATGATTCAACAATCTAATTTAGTTTTAAATAAAGCTTTAGAAGATTTATCAAAAGTGCTTATTGAAAAAGCTCAACAAACAAAAGAAATAATTATAATGGGAAGAACCCATGGAATGTATGGAGAACCTACATCATTGGGTTTAAAATTCCTTTTATGATTTGACGAAATACAAAGACAAATTGAGAGATTAAATCTAGCAAGAAAACAAATAGAAGTTGCAAAAATCTCTGGTTCAATGGGAAACTATGCAAATTTAGAGATTGAAGTAGAAGAATATGTTGCAGATAAAATGGACTTAAATCTAGATAATATTTCAACACAAGTTACTCAAAGAGATAGACATGCTTTCTTCATATCTGTAATTGCAAATATCGCATCTACTTTGGAAAAAATATCAACAGAAATAAGACATTTTCAAAGAAGTGAAGTACAAGAAATATGTGAAGGATTCGGAGTTGGTCAAAAAGGATCAAGCTCAATGCCTCACAAAAAGAATCCAATAAGTTCAGAAAACATCTGTGGTTTAGCAAGATATGCAAGATCTTTTGTAAATTCTTCATTAGAAAACAATGTTTTGTGACATGAAAGAGATATATCTCATAGTTCAAATGAAAGACTAGTTTTTCCTGATATTTATAATATAATTATTTATATATCAAAGAGAATGACAAACACAATTAATGACTTGGTAATTAACAAGGATAAAATTGAACTACATATTAATGAACAAAGAGGAATATTCTTTAGTCAAAGAGTATTAACACATATATTAATGAATTATGAATTTTCAAGAGAAGAAGTTTATGACTTCATTCAGAAATGTACTTTGGAGTGCCAAAGCTCAAAAAAAGAATTTAAAGACATTTTAGTTGAAAATGGAATTAAAAGTTTCATTAATGATGAAAATGAATTAAATAAACTTTTTGATATCAATTTTTTCACAAGAAATGTTGAAAAAATGTTTAGAAGGGTGATGAATAATCATGGATAA
- a CDS encoding rod shape-determining protein, which translates to MASWDRKREFVALDLGTANVVAYLGGQGIIYNEPSTMAYDVHTNTVIASGESAYEMIGKTNEDIRMVVPLVDGVIADLDAAKDLIKIIFSRIKLSDILKNALVVLACPSGVTELERSALKQVVSDMGAKNVLVEEEVKLSAIGAGINIAIASGHLVVDIGGGTTDIAIISAGDIVISRSIKVAGNHFDEEIRKYIRAEYNVLIGIKTAEKIKIEIGALTKIDNGRTFRAFGRDVISGLPREVVISPDEVKNALLAPFSKITDLIVEVMENTPAELAGDIIRNGITICGGGALIRGIDTYFESIFQLKVTKAQDPLLTVIEGTKEYEKQAEKWLEVVEMRDSREYNIK; encoded by the coding sequence ATGGCATCATGAGATCGTAAAAGAGAATTCGTTGCTTTAGACTTAGGAACAGCTAACGTAGTTGCTTACCTAGGTGGACAAGGTATCATTTATAATGAACCTTCAACTATGGCATACGACGTTCATACAAACACTGTTATCGCATCAGGGGAATCAGCATACGAAATGATCGGAAAAACAAATGAAGACATTAGAATGGTAGTTCCATTAGTTGATGGAGTTATAGCAGACCTTGACGCAGCAAAAGATTTAATTAAAATAATCTTTTCACGTATTAAATTATCAGACATCTTAAAAAATGCATTAGTAGTTCTTGCCTGCCCTTCAGGAGTTACTGAATTAGAAAGAAGTGCATTAAAACAAGTTGTTTCAGATATGGGAGCAAAAAATGTTCTTGTTGAAGAAGAAGTTAAATTATCAGCAATCGGAGCTGGAATTAACATTGCTATCGCAAGTGGACACTTAGTTGTTGACATCGGTGGAGGAACTACTGATATAGCTATTATATCAGCTGGGGATATTGTTATTTCAAGATCAATTAAAGTTGCTGGAAATCACTTTGATGAAGAAATAAGAAAATACATACGTGCAGAATACAACGTATTAATCGGAATTAAAACTGCTGAAAAAATCAAAATTGAAATCGGTGCATTAACAAAAATAGATAATGGACGTACATTCCGTGCATTCGGACGTGACGTTATCTCTGGTTTACCAAGAGAAGTAGTTATCTCACCAGATGAAGTGAAAAACGCTTTATTAGCACCATTCTCAAAAATTACAGACCTAATTGTTGAAGTTATGGAAAACACACCAGCTGAATTAGCTGGAGATATCATTAGAAATGGTATTACAATTTGTGGAGGAGGAGCTTTAATTAGAGGAATTGATACATACTTTGAATCAATTTTCCAATTAAAAGTAACTAAAGCTCAAGATCCATTACTAACAGTTATCGAAGGTACTAAAGAATACGAAAAACAAGCAGAAAAATGATTAGAAGTTGTTGAAATGCGTGATTCAAGAGAATACAACATTAAATAA
- the rnmV gene encoding ribonuclease M5, which yields MKIKQVVIVEGVTDTAKLKKIFGNDNVDTIETNGLALSKNTLNFISDVNSTRGVIILTDPDGPGLRIRDTINTYLDFKCFNAFINKKDIINSKKIGIAEAKEEDIRNALSNLISFDSNALSISWEDFLENDFFKPEARKKIAQKYNWSEKINSKRLFKWLNLINLNVEQIKEIVGE from the coding sequence ATGAAGATAAAACAAGTTGTTATAGTAGAGGGTGTTACAGACACTGCCAAACTTAAGAAAATATTTGGAAATGATAATGTAGACACCATTGAAACTAATGGGCTTGCCTTATCTAAAAATACTTTGAATTTTATTTCCGATGTTAACAGCACACGTGGTGTAATTATATTAACAGATCCTGATGGACCTGGATTACGAATTCGTGATACCATTAATACCTACTTAGATTTTAAATGTTTTAACGCATTTATCAATAAGAAAGACATAATAAATTCAAAAAAAATTGGAATTGCTGAAGCAAAAGAAGAAGATATTAGAAATGCTCTTTCAAATTTAATTTCTTTTGATTCAAATGCTTTGAGTATAAGTTGAGAAGACTTTTTAGAAAATGATTTTTTTAAACCGGAAGCAAGAAAAAAAATAGCTCAGAAATATAATTGAAGTGAAAAAATAAATTCAAAGCGATTGTTCAAATGATTAAATTTAATAAATCTTAATGTAGAACAAATCAAAGAAATTGTAGGAGAATAA
- a CDS encoding ABC-F family ATP-binding cassette domain-containing protein: protein MGLVFLENLSHANGGKKLYDNTNFRLNRGEHIALIGPNGAGKTTLLNIIAGKMPHDKGDLKIHPKTKIGYLDQHQEVDMEETVDSYLKGAFADLFELEARMNKIYEDMAIEYKEEDLVKALAYQDTLTLNDFDSIDKRIGNLVTGLGIGLDKLDRKMAELSGGQRGKVILAKLLLSGDDFLLLDEPTNFLDLEQVKWLAKFLQSFEKAFIMVSHDNDFINKTCGIIYALDNLKLTRYVGNYDKYLEEAELQKEQYDKAFVAQQREIKKLETYVAKNKARASTAKSAQSRQKQLEKIDVMQERRDLTKPKFNFSYKRPSTNVIVRAENLVIGYDSALLHELNFELREGEKCIISGRNGIGKTTFLKTMSTEIPAFEGKVELGNAVEYAYFKQIEDVRGITPIKYLMDRFPDITESEARAKIAQFGVKSGLMMQPMEKLSGGEQTRIRLAALSMIPCSLLVLDEPTNHIDVLAKEALLEAIESFKGTVILTTHDINFSTNWANRTLDFSDLV, encoded by the coding sequence ATGGGACTAGTTTTTTTAGAAAATTTATCACATGCAAATGGTGGTAAAAAATTATATGACAACACAAATTTTAGATTAAACAGAGGAGAACATATTGCTTTAATAGGGCCAAATGGAGCTGGTAAAACAACATTATTAAATATTATTGCTGGTAAAATGCCTCATGATAAAGGTGATTTAAAAATCCACCCCAAAACAAAAATTGGTTATTTAGATCAACACCAAGAAGTAGATATGGAAGAGACTGTAGATTCTTATCTAAAAGGAGCTTTTGCAGATCTTTTTGAATTAGAAGCTAGAATGAATAAAATCTATGAGGATATGGCAATTGAATATAAAGAAGAAGACTTAGTTAAGGCTCTTGCTTATCAAGATACATTAACTTTAAATGATTTTGATTCAATTGATAAGAGAATTGGTAACCTTGTTACAGGTTTGGGAATTGGACTTGATAAACTGGACAGAAAAATGGCAGAACTTAGTGGTGGTCAAAGAGGAAAAGTTATTTTGGCAAAACTTCTATTAAGTGGAGATGACTTCTTATTACTTGACGAACCTACTAACTTCTTAGATTTAGAACAAGTAAAATGACTTGCTAAGTTTTTACAAAGTTTTGAAAAAGCATTTATTATGGTTTCTCATGATAACGATTTTATTAATAAAACTTGTGGAATAATTTATGCTTTAGATAATTTAAAACTAACAAGATATGTTGGTAACTATGATAAATATCTAGAAGAAGCAGAACTTCAAAAAGAACAATACGATAAAGCTTTCGTTGCTCAACAAAGAGAAATTAAAAAGTTAGAAACATATGTTGCAAAAAACAAAGCTAGAGCATCAACTGCCAAGTCTGCTCAATCAAGACAAAAACAACTTGAAAAAATAGATGTGATGCAAGAGAGAAGAGATCTTACTAAACCTAAATTTAATTTCTCTTATAAAAGACCCAGCACTAATGTTATTGTTAGAGCTGAAAATCTAGTTATAGGATATGATTCTGCTTTATTGCACGAACTAAACTTTGAACTTAGAGAAGGAGAAAAATGTATCATCAGTGGTAGAAATGGTATTGGTAAAACAACATTTCTAAAAACTATGTCTACAGAAATACCTGCATTTGAGGGTAAAGTAGAACTTGGTAATGCAGTTGAGTATGCTTACTTTAAACAAATTGAAGATGTAAGAGGAATAACACCAATAAAATATTTAATGGACAGATTTCCAGACATAACAGAATCAGAAGCAAGAGCTAAAATCGCTCAGTTTGGAGTTAAAAGCGGACTAATGATGCAACCTATGGAAAAACTTTCAGGGGGAGAGCAAACAAGAATAAGATTGGCTGCTTTAAGTATGATTCCATGTAGTTTATTGGTTCTTGACGAACCCACAAACCATATTGATGTTTTAGCTAAAGAAGCTTTATTGGAAGCTATTGAAAGCTTTAAGGGAACAGTTATATTAACAACTCACGATATTAACTTCTCTACAAATTGAGCTAACAGGACTTTGGATTTTTCTGATTTAGTGTAA